A window from Drosophila miranda strain MSH22 chromosome Y unlocalized genomic scaffold, D.miranda_PacBio2.1 Contig_Y2_pilon, whole genome shotgun sequence encodes these proteins:
- the LOC117193720 gene encoding matrix metalloproteinase-2-like isoform X2 — protein MQYGVSSLQHGDGYKFDGPGQVLAHAFYPGEGRGGDAHFDADEIWNFDGNGDDSRGTNFLNVALHELGHSLGLGHSSDSDAVMFPWYQNNEVDGKLPDDDRTGIQELYGSKEKTWGPYRPRTTPSTTTTSTTMRTLNYYPQSNYPNYRPRYPPSYDPNRDRKREREWEREQERARQMQQREREEERARERERELEREREREERERNRQRDRERERLSTSTTTSRTPTTRRPYPTTGQRQHQPHHHPRQYKPRKPKPDSCLTSYDAISMIRGELFIFRGQFLWRIGARGMYPGYPTETRCHWAALPENFTRVDAVYENKQRQIVFFIGRQYYVFNSVNLASGYPKPLASLGLPPTLSHIDASFVWGHNNRTYLTSGTLYWRIDDYTGQVELDYPRDMSIWSGVGYNIDAAFQYSDGKTYFFKNLGYWKFNDDRMKVAHAKAKLSSRKWMQCARSVNEVDDEQPYTTPLVSGEEQTTEASGARERRISLYLLCALLLATAWSS, from the exons TCTCCAGCACGGCGATGGCTATAAATTCGACGGTCCCGGTCAGGTGCTGGCCCATGCCTTCTATCCCGGCGAAGGACGCGGCGGCGATGCCCACTTCGATGCGGACGAGATCTGGAACTTTGACGGCAACGGGGACGACAGTCGAG GAACCAACTTTCTGAATGTGGCGCTGCACGAACTGGGTCACTCCCTAGGGCTGGGCCACTCCTCGGACTCGGATGCGGTCATGTTCCCATGGTACCAGAACAACGAGGTGGACGGCAAGCTGCCGGACGACGATCGCACTGGCATTCAGGAGCTGTACGGCTCCAAGGAGAAGACCTGGGGACCCTACCGGCCGCGCACCACCCCGAGCACCACGACTACCAGCACCACCATGCGAACGCTCAACTACTATCCCCAGTCCAACTATCCCAACTATCGGCCGCGATATCCCCCCAGCTACGATCCCAACAGAGATCGAAAGAGGGAGCGGGAGTGGGAACGCGAACAGGAACGGGCGCGGCAGATGCAGCAACGGGAGCGGGAGGAGGAACGGGCTCGCGAACGGGAGCGGGAGCTGGAGCGCGAACGAGAGCGggaggagagggagaggaacCGACAGCGAGACCGGGAGAGAGAGCGGCTGAGCACCAGCACAACCACATCGAGGACGCCCACAACGCGGCGTCCGTatccaaccacgggacagcgGCAGCACCAgccccaccaccacccccgGCAGTACAAGCCCCGCAAGCCGAAGCCTGACAGCTGCCTGACCAGCTACGATGCCATTTCCATGATCCGCGGCGAGCTGTTCATCTTCAGGGGACAG TTCCTTTGGCGCATCGGGGCACGCGGCATGTATCCTGGCTACCCCACGGAAACGCGCTGCCATTGGGCAGCCCTGCCCGAGAACTTCACCCGAGTGGATGCGGTGTACGAGAACAAGCAGCGCCAGATTGTGTTCTTCATTG GTCGACAGTACTATGTGTTCAATTCGGTGAACTTGGCCAGCGGCTATCCCAAGCCACTGGCCAGCCTGGGGCTGCCTCCGACCTTGTCCCACATCGATGCCTCGTTCGTGTGGGGCCACAACAACCGCACGTATCTGACCAGCGGCACCCTCTACTGGCGCATCGACGACTACACGGGCCAGGTGGAGCTGGACTATCCGCGGGACATGAGCATTTGGTCGGGCGTGGGCTACAACATCGATGCCGCCTTCCAGTACAGCGACGGCAAGACGTACTTCTTCAAGAACCTGGGCTACTGGAAGTTCAACGACGATCGCATGAAGGTGGCCCACGCCAAGGCGAAGCTGTCGTCGCGCAAATGGATGCAGTGCGCCCGCAGCGTCAACGAAGTGGACGACGAGCAGCCCTACACGACGCCCCTGGTCTCCGGCGAGGAGCAGACAACGGAGGCGAGCGGCGCAAGGGAACGTCGCATCAGTCTCTATCTGCTTTGTGCCCTGCTACTCGCCACAGCTTGGAGCAGTTAA
- the LOC117193720 gene encoding matrix metalloproteinase-2-like isoform X3: protein MGLQHGDGYKFDGPGQVLAHAFYPGEGRGGDAHFDADEIWNFDGNGDDSRGTNFLNVALHELGHSLGLGHSSDSDAVMFPWYQNNEVDGKLPDDDRTGIQELYGSKEKTWGPYRPRTTPSTTTTSTTMRTLNYYPQSNYPNYRPRYPPSYDPNRDRKREREWEREQERARQMQQREREEERARERERELEREREREERERNRQRDRERERLSTSTTTSRTPTTRRPYPTTGQRQHQPHHHPRQYKPRKPKPDSCLTSYDAISMIRGELFIFRGQFLWRIGARGMYPGYPTETRCHWAALPENFTRVDAVYENKQRQIVFFIGRQYYVFNSVNLASGYPKPLASLGLPPTLSHIDASFVWGHNNRTYLTSGTLYWRIDDYTGQVELDYPRDMSIWSGVGYNIDAAFQYSDGKTYFFKNLGYWKFNDDRMKVAHAKAKLSSRKWMQCARSVNEVDDEQPYTTPLVSGEEQTTEASGARERRISLYLLCALLLATAWSS, encoded by the exons TCTCCAGCACGGCGATGGCTATAAATTCGACGGTCCCGGTCAGGTGCTGGCCCATGCCTTCTATCCCGGCGAAGGACGCGGCGGCGATGCCCACTTCGATGCGGACGAGATCTGGAACTTTGACGGCAACGGGGACGACAGTCGAG GAACCAACTTTCTGAATGTGGCGCTGCACGAACTGGGTCACTCCCTAGGGCTGGGCCACTCCTCGGACTCGGATGCGGTCATGTTCCCATGGTACCAGAACAACGAGGTGGACGGCAAGCTGCCGGACGACGATCGCACTGGCATTCAGGAGCTGTACGGCTCCAAGGAGAAGACCTGGGGACCCTACCGGCCGCGCACCACCCCGAGCACCACGACTACCAGCACCACCATGCGAACGCTCAACTACTATCCCCAGTCCAACTATCCCAACTATCGGCCGCGATATCCCCCCAGCTACGATCCCAACAGAGATCGAAAGAGGGAGCGGGAGTGGGAACGCGAACAGGAACGGGCGCGGCAGATGCAGCAACGGGAGCGGGAGGAGGAACGGGCTCGCGAACGGGAGCGGGAGCTGGAGCGCGAACGAGAGCGggaggagagggagaggaacCGACAGCGAGACCGGGAGAGAGAGCGGCTGAGCACCAGCACAACCACATCGAGGACGCCCACAACGCGGCGTCCGTatccaaccacgggacagcgGCAGCACCAgccccaccaccacccccgGCAGTACAAGCCCCGCAAGCCGAAGCCTGACAGCTGCCTGACCAGCTACGATGCCATTTCCATGATCCGCGGCGAGCTGTTCATCTTCAGGGGACAG TTCCTTTGGCGCATCGGGGCACGCGGCATGTATCCTGGCTACCCCACGGAAACGCGCTGCCATTGGGCAGCCCTGCCCGAGAACTTCACCCGAGTGGATGCGGTGTACGAGAACAAGCAGCGCCAGATTGTGTTCTTCATTG GTCGACAGTACTATGTGTTCAATTCGGTGAACTTGGCCAGCGGCTATCCCAAGCCACTGGCCAGCCTGGGGCTGCCTCCGACCTTGTCCCACATCGATGCCTCGTTCGTGTGGGGCCACAACAACCGCACGTATCTGACCAGCGGCACCCTCTACTGGCGCATCGACGACTACACGGGCCAGGTGGAGCTGGACTATCCGCGGGACATGAGCATTTGGTCGGGCGTGGGCTACAACATCGATGCCGCCTTCCAGTACAGCGACGGCAAGACGTACTTCTTCAAGAACCTGGGCTACTGGAAGTTCAACGACGATCGCATGAAGGTGGCCCACGCCAAGGCGAAGCTGTCGTCGCGCAAATGGATGCAGTGCGCCCGCAGCGTCAACGAAGTGGACGACGAGCAGCCCTACACGACGCCCCTGGTCTCCGGCGAGGAGCAGACAACGGAGGCGAGCGGCGCAAGGGAACGTCGCATCAGTCTCTATCTGCTTTGTGCCCTGCTACTCGCCACAGCTTGGAGCAGTTAA
- the LOC117193720 gene encoding matrix metalloproteinase-2-like isoform X1 — protein MAAESKSLCGSCLFLDKLLQHGDGYKFDGPGQVLAHAFYPGEGRGGDAHFDADEIWNFDGNGDDSRGTNFLNVALHELGHSLGLGHSSDSDAVMFPWYQNNEVDGKLPDDDRTGIQELYGSKEKTWGPYRPRTTPSTTTTSTTMRTLNYYPQSNYPNYRPRYPPSYDPNRDRKREREWEREQERARQMQQREREEERARERERELEREREREERERNRQRDRERERLSTSTTTSRTPTTRRPYPTTGQRQHQPHHHPRQYKPRKPKPDSCLTSYDAISMIRGELFIFRGQFLWRIGARGMYPGYPTETRCHWAALPENFTRVDAVYENKQRQIVFFIGRQYYVFNSVNLASGYPKPLASLGLPPTLSHIDASFVWGHNNRTYLTSGTLYWRIDDYTGQVELDYPRDMSIWSGVGYNIDAAFQYSDGKTYFFKNLGYWKFNDDRMKVAHAKAKLSSRKWMQCARSVNEVDDEQPYTTPLVSGEEQTTEASGARERRISLYLLCALLLATAWSS, from the exons ATGGCAGCGGAATCAAAGAGTTTATGTGGCAGCTGCTTGTTCTTAGATAAGCT TCTCCAGCACGGCGATGGCTATAAATTCGACGGTCCCGGTCAGGTGCTGGCCCATGCCTTCTATCCCGGCGAAGGACGCGGCGGCGATGCCCACTTCGATGCGGACGAGATCTGGAACTTTGACGGCAACGGGGACGACAGTCGAG GAACCAACTTTCTGAATGTGGCGCTGCACGAACTGGGTCACTCCCTAGGGCTGGGCCACTCCTCGGACTCGGATGCGGTCATGTTCCCATGGTACCAGAACAACGAGGTGGACGGCAAGCTGCCGGACGACGATCGCACTGGCATTCAGGAGCTGTACGGCTCCAAGGAGAAGACCTGGGGACCCTACCGGCCGCGCACCACCCCGAGCACCACGACTACCAGCACCACCATGCGAACGCTCAACTACTATCCCCAGTCCAACTATCCCAACTATCGGCCGCGATATCCCCCCAGCTACGATCCCAACAGAGATCGAAAGAGGGAGCGGGAGTGGGAACGCGAACAGGAACGGGCGCGGCAGATGCAGCAACGGGAGCGGGAGGAGGAACGGGCTCGCGAACGGGAGCGGGAGCTGGAGCGCGAACGAGAGCGggaggagagggagaggaacCGACAGCGAGACCGGGAGAGAGAGCGGCTGAGCACCAGCACAACCACATCGAGGACGCCCACAACGCGGCGTCCGTatccaaccacgggacagcgGCAGCACCAgccccaccaccacccccgGCAGTACAAGCCCCGCAAGCCGAAGCCTGACAGCTGCCTGACCAGCTACGATGCCATTTCCATGATCCGCGGCGAGCTGTTCATCTTCAGGGGACAG TTCCTTTGGCGCATCGGGGCACGCGGCATGTATCCTGGCTACCCCACGGAAACGCGCTGCCATTGGGCAGCCCTGCCCGAGAACTTCACCCGAGTGGATGCGGTGTACGAGAACAAGCAGCGCCAGATTGTGTTCTTCATTG GTCGACAGTACTATGTGTTCAATTCGGTGAACTTGGCCAGCGGCTATCCCAAGCCACTGGCCAGCCTGGGGCTGCCTCCGACCTTGTCCCACATCGATGCCTCGTTCGTGTGGGGCCACAACAACCGCACGTATCTGACCAGCGGCACCCTCTACTGGCGCATCGACGACTACACGGGCCAGGTGGAGCTGGACTATCCGCGGGACATGAGCATTTGGTCGGGCGTGGGCTACAACATCGATGCCGCCTTCCAGTACAGCGACGGCAAGACGTACTTCTTCAAGAACCTGGGCTACTGGAAGTTCAACGACGATCGCATGAAGGTGGCCCACGCCAAGGCGAAGCTGTCGTCGCGCAAATGGATGCAGTGCGCCCGCAGCGTCAACGAAGTGGACGACGAGCAGCCCTACACGACGCCCCTGGTCTCCGGCGAGGAGCAGACAACGGAGGCGAGCGGCGCAAGGGAACGTCGCATCAGTCTCTATCTGCTTTGTGCCCTGCTACTCGCCACAGCTTGGAGCAGTTAA